A genomic window from Brevibacillus agri includes:
- a CDS encoding HD domain-containing protein, with amino-acid sequence MQQPQLLHEEKVFKDPVHRYVHVRDKFIWDLINSPEFQRLRRVKQLGTSFFTFHGGEHSRFNHSLGVYELMRRILETFEGRIQLTYEEKLLCLCAALLHDVGHGPFSHSFEKVFKYHHEDWTRAILLGDTQINRILRRLDEEFPKKLAEVINKTYDNKLIVSLISSQLDADRMDYLLRDAYYTGVNYGNFEIERILRVMRPQEDGIVFKFSGMHAVEDYIMSRYQMYWQVYFHPVTRSAEVVLCKIFQRAKWLFANGYAFSQEPVMLLPFLQEKVELADYLALDESVILFYMQLWRKEDDPILKDLCARFLDRNLFKYVEYNPRDFRLLAELKKQFQQAGIDPMYYLEVDTTSDLPYDFYRAGEEEERIPIMLQMPSGELVELSQKSEIVQAISGKRRFDYKLYFPLDKVMALPGELSRKIRERLGVMEDA; translated from the coding sequence ATGCAACAGCCCCAGCTTCTACATGAAGAAAAGGTATTCAAAGACCCCGTTCACCGCTACGTCCACGTGCGGGACAAATTCATTTGGGACTTAATCAACTCGCCAGAATTTCAACGTCTGCGCCGGGTCAAGCAACTGGGCACCAGCTTTTTTACCTTTCACGGTGGAGAGCACAGCCGTTTTAACCATTCGCTTGGCGTGTACGAGCTGATGCGGAGAATTTTGGAGACATTTGAAGGCCGGATTCAATTGACGTATGAGGAAAAGTTGCTGTGTCTGTGCGCAGCCCTGCTCCACGATGTCGGGCATGGGCCGTTTTCCCATTCGTTTGAAAAGGTGTTCAAATACCATCACGAGGATTGGACGCGTGCGATCTTGCTGGGAGACACGCAGATCAACCGGATTTTGCGCCGTTTGGATGAAGAGTTCCCGAAGAAGCTGGCGGAAGTCATCAACAAAACATACGACAACAAGTTGATTGTCAGCTTGATCTCCAGTCAGTTGGACGCGGATCGGATGGATTACTTGCTGCGGGATGCCTACTACACAGGCGTCAACTACGGCAATTTCGAGATCGAGCGCATTTTGCGCGTCATGCGGCCGCAGGAGGACGGGATCGTCTTCAAGTTCAGCGGAATGCATGCGGTCGAGGACTACATCATGTCGCGCTACCAAATGTACTGGCAAGTTTATTTCCACCCGGTGACGCGCAGCGCGGAAGTCGTGCTTTGCAAAATTTTTCAGCGGGCCAAGTGGCTGTTTGCGAACGGCTACGCGTTTTCCCAGGAGCCGGTCATGCTGCTGCCGTTTTTGCAGGAAAAAGTGGAGCTGGCCGATTATTTGGCGTTGGACGAGTCGGTCATTTTGTTTTACATGCAGCTTTGGCGCAAGGAAGACGACCCGATTTTGAAAGATTTATGCGCCCGTTTTCTGGACAGGAATCTCTTCAAATACGTCGAATATAATCCAAGAGATTTCCGCTTGCTGGCAGAACTGAAAAAGCAGTTCCAACAGGCGGGCATCGACCCGATGTATTATTTGGAGGTAGACACGACCTCCGATCTTCCGTATGATTTTTACCGTGCCGGAGAAGAAGAGGAGCGGATTCCGATTATGCTCCAGATGCCTTCCGGCGAGCTGGTAGAACTGTCGCAGAAGTCTGAGATTGTACAGGCCATTAGCGGAAAGCGGCGATTTGACTACAAATTGTACTTTCCATTGGATAAAGTCATGGCTTTGCCGGGGGAGCTCTCCCGGAAGATTCGAGAACGTCTGGGAGTGATGGAGGATGCTTAA
- a CDS encoding YwgA family protein, whose product MLNRHAKIIRLIEIVGEVSGRKKLQKMVYIGKHLEMDFDERYEFHMYGPYSEELTLRVDELCNMGLLDEQVESKGAIHMYRYSLNETGRDFLRFHEVDFGLGERAILRMNEENSRFLELVSTILYFSHLPYEEMKGKIFTFKSKQRYTEEEIQKGQAFIEELRSLVQGDGTKPM is encoded by the coding sequence ATGCTTAATCGTCACGCCAAGATCATTCGTCTGATCGAAATTGTCGGCGAAGTGAGCGGGCGAAAAAAATTGCAGAAAATGGTGTACATAGGAAAACATCTGGAGATGGATTTCGATGAGCGCTACGAGTTTCACATGTACGGCCCGTATTCGGAGGAGCTGACGCTCAGGGTGGACGAGCTGTGCAACATGGGGCTTTTGGACGAGCAGGTGGAGAGCAAGGGCGCCATTCACATGTACCGCTATTCTCTGAACGAAACGGGACGCGACTTCCTCCGTTTTCACGAAGTCGACTTCGGGCTGGGAGAGCGGGCCATTTTGCGAATGAACGAGGAAAACTCCCGCTTTCTTGAACTGGTATCCACCATCCTGTACTTCAGCCATTTGCCCTACGAAGAAATGAAGGGCAAAATTTTTACTTTTAAGAGCAAGCAGCGCTACACCGAGGAGGAAATCCAGAAGGGTCAGGCGTTTATTGAGGAATTGCGCTCATTGGTGCAAGGAGACGGCACGAAACCGATGTAG
- a CDS encoding thioredoxin family protein, whose protein sequence is MKGSKQLWRWSLFCGVFVLVALAWLAVASAREARIVYVFSENCGYCTAFTPTFEQVTKDYPQHLVERLDIHNEQELNEAIRLGAQATPTVFIVEGGRVKDKLEGAVPEELLQSFLQRNLTQPLSKNG, encoded by the coding sequence ATGAAAGGAAGCAAGCAATTGTGGCGGTGGAGCCTGTTTTGCGGCGTTTTTGTGCTTGTCGCGCTGGCCTGGCTGGCCGTTGCCAGCGCGCGGGAGGCGAGGATCGTTTACGTTTTTAGCGAAAACTGCGGGTATTGCACGGCGTTTACACCTACCTTTGAGCAGGTGACAAAAGATTATCCGCAGCATCTGGTCGAGCGCCTGGACATCCACAACGAACAGGAGCTGAACGAGGCTATCCGTTTGGGAGCGCAGGCGACTCCGACCGTTTTCATCGTGGAGGGCGGGCGAGTGAAGGACAAGCTGGAAGGAGCTGTGCCGGAGGAGCTGCTGCAAAGCTTTTTGCAAAGAAACTTGACGCAGCCTCTTTCTAAAAATGGATAA
- a CDS encoding S-layer homology domain-containing protein — protein sequence MKLSGKALWTSLLLLGITVGQSGGSAGVLVHKVEAAGAIKPAAASDYASHPAKEAIAFGLQKGYIWTYPDEKFHPEQTVTQSQFVASLVAIRQVSEKAPVPELAAGHWAKDIYKRAQKAGILANVKIDPNKPLTKEEAAALVFNAWRPFRGEKNPNLTNTGALITWGWMKAAPSGQPKFREDLPVTRGDAAEILRYLWTDKWQLEQGAKYADEFHRNLKIQNGKLTGKVPKADKNFMVIVQFNKKQGGLEGFINGMSFSIPVNEVSSIGLLVSNVNDSTDAGTYLYTKLPSLERVNNNTKFHKQAKGEN from the coding sequence GTGAAGCTGTCGGGAAAAGCATTGTGGACAAGCCTGTTGCTACTGGGGATAACGGTGGGTCAAAGCGGGGGAAGCGCAGGGGTGCTGGTACATAAAGTGGAAGCGGCGGGTGCCATTAAGCCCGCAGCCGCCTCCGACTACGCCAGTCATCCAGCCAAAGAAGCCATCGCGTTTGGCTTGCAAAAAGGGTACATTTGGACGTATCCAGACGAAAAATTTCATCCGGAGCAAACGGTGACCCAGTCGCAATTCGTAGCCAGCCTGGTAGCGATCCGCCAAGTGAGCGAAAAGGCCCCCGTGCCAGAGCTTGCGGCGGGCCATTGGGCGAAAGACATCTACAAGCGAGCGCAGAAGGCGGGAATTTTGGCGAATGTAAAGATTGATCCGAACAAGCCGTTGACAAAGGAAGAGGCGGCCGCGTTGGTGTTTAATGCGTGGAGGCCGTTTCGGGGGGAGAAGAATCCGAATTTAACGAATACTGGGGCACTGATTACCTGGGGGTGGATGAAAGCTGCTCCTAGTGGGCAACCGAAGTTCCGTGAGGATTTACCTGTAACTCGTGGGGATGCGGCGGAAATTTTACGGTATCTTTGGACTGACAAGTGGCAGCTTGAGCAAGGCGCGAAATATGCAGATGAATTTCATAGAAACCTGAAGATCCAGAATGGTAAATTAACTGGCAAAGTACCAAAGGCAGATAAAAATTTCATGGTTATTGTACAGTTCAATAAAAAGCAAGGTGGACTAGAAGGCTTTATAAATGGTATGTCTTTTAGCATTCCTGTCAATGAAGTAAGTTCCATTGGCTTGTTAGTAAGCAATGTTAATGACTCAACCGATGCAGGAACTTATTTATACACAAAATTACCTTCTTTGGAACGAGTGAATAACAATACTAAATTCCATAAGCAAGCGAAGGGTGAGAACTAA
- a CDS encoding ABC transporter permease encodes MRTLLFKYRKLIFSVLSFCLLFGVITTHPKLADASPNYHGIVVATIDQNKELAPKGGFTILRIEDIDANLGATVSQIEVDRTVDDTRVLGFADIHQKADRGWYFVDNSEAAYWIARFGGNPNYILGGSANVYSKTVSNKTTFNEYQAYNLAELASASGGAGYTKGDNLVPNGSGGYISVGHFRTTPQPTGAVTTDKTKYNVNETVTISANATDYSYYDRGIFVWSLSVINKTTGRGYKSFLSNKDFRDPSGTVPTVSETSNPPGYTWTYRNTEYKPTEPGVYEVSLTITDLHQRSRQGSSSISVSTPYIAQFTVGEVTPGPEEPDPEEPDPNPSCSIETTKTKMDIQVVGDKDIKNHTAVSSGGSDIVVEKNAEITVFAKKNGTFTMNGSPMATGSGGNKKVGIGSIGSSGRVKVVYRSDDGTECWEKYFRVEAKDGEDKCPIITLNNSVIRNGHTIEILPIDTLYFKANYTDKNGETGPAEIMWDVTKPNGSVVTLPGQYDDKDRWRPYNAEKLNLPYPPEVVFEKGKTYKLRLNYSASQWNGKPECDFEITIVVKDASCSIADLRKVVFFVHGQYPNPFSPEGDALDSSPNGPSTLTEPVYMRYFTDAGDHYETNMGFSTKLSGKWYLKRDGQKIPLTDGVVPANQKFDLRLPSDVDVGDTILISFESENGCVGELTFTIVSDRKCPDILVSVETKLNSEKWSKNIKRGETIELAANELQGEYWFRMFLSQDSSYMVKWFDPNTGMWERKRDGKSLYSSGSPGEDHWILFPTGNGGLLLDGLYKVEISSYEDENCHGFFFVKIGEGSPGPDPDGENLLIVKSSFDIDPGDPQAPGTEATITFSVKNAGKLTHDTKLAIRWESSTKETILDVNDFKAGEVRKITVPTKYPQKTEDFIANINPSKNKPDNETIWPDNRAQWPVKIVGGNIPQPPGGGENYDGGEIGLEIYDSENRQLQKLPVQADGVWEREPAKIRVVIDQAKINEGFQKTQQQINQKITEYKLQLEQAVSGEDVKNIAVTASPGWITDAKSLAVYTPALLDLQVTGPGIPQQWQVASTSMGGDFLYTGTHVPTQTTWRQVLQNQPYKAQINGFVIAMDYKIDFTLTYDVCSTNEEDQETCEAQTAVRSMTGRYTITVKGGERSFEVFEPNATSFIQHTPEWSEYHARDRYKDSAPNDFYAGERILARVELQERHRHPVSGQFPLIVSAKAWISETGRRQTPLQSLLSLQAFSNQRWGGQSFSASKLGTREVGVDTPLMGDKQHGFAKGGSYAVYYQVQFRFGVDKGFPYLNKTAGQGHEQADYRVPFRIIANAWERQGIRNHTTQ; translated from the coding sequence GTGCGAACACTCTTGTTTAAGTACAGGAAATTAATTTTCTCTGTGCTTTCTTTTTGCCTTCTTTTTGGGGTAATCACTACTCATCCAAAATTAGCGGATGCCTCGCCTAACTATCATGGCATTGTTGTTGCTACTATCGATCAAAATAAAGAGCTTGCGCCAAAAGGGGGATTCACTATTCTTAGGATCGAGGACATTGATGCGAACCTGGGCGCAACCGTATCACAAATTGAGGTAGATAGGACAGTGGATGACACTAGAGTATTGGGTTTTGCTGACATTCATCAAAAAGCAGATAGAGGATGGTACTTTGTAGATAATAGTGAGGCTGCTTATTGGATCGCCCGTTTTGGAGGGAACCCGAACTACATTCTTGGTGGATCTGCCAACGTCTATAGTAAGACAGTTTCCAATAAGACAACTTTTAACGAATATCAAGCCTACAATCTCGCAGAACTAGCATCCGCATCAGGCGGTGCCGGCTACACAAAAGGCGATAACTTGGTTCCAAATGGTTCAGGCGGGTACATTTCAGTCGGCCACTTCCGGACAACGCCGCAGCCGACAGGCGCGGTAACGACCGACAAAACAAAATACAACGTCAACGAAACAGTGACGATCAGTGCAAATGCTACGGACTATTCTTACTATGACCGCGGCATTTTTGTTTGGTCGTTAAGCGTAATCAATAAAACGACAGGCCGTGGCTATAAAAGCTTCCTGTCCAACAAAGATTTCCGCGATCCAAGCGGCACCGTTCCTACCGTAAGTGAAACGAGCAATCCGCCTGGATACACTTGGACCTACAGAAACACCGAGTATAAGCCGACGGAGCCAGGAGTGTACGAAGTATCTTTGACGATTACCGATTTGCACCAGCGGAGCCGTCAAGGTTCGAGTAGTATAAGCGTTTCTACTCCATATATAGCTCAATTTACCGTTGGGGAAGTAACACCCGGCCCGGAAGAACCTGATCCAGAAGAGCCAGATCCAAATCCATCCTGCTCCATAGAAACAACGAAAACAAAAATGGATATTCAGGTAGTTGGCGACAAAGACATAAAAAATCATACGGCTGTTTCCAGCGGTGGATCGGATATCGTGGTAGAGAAAAATGCAGAGATCACTGTTTTTGCGAAGAAAAACGGCACATTCACGATGAATGGTTCACCAATGGCTACTGGTTCCGGAGGGAACAAAAAGGTCGGAATAGGCAGTATAGGCTCATCTGGACGAGTAAAGGTAGTTTACAGAAGCGACGACGGGACCGAGTGTTGGGAAAAATACTTTCGCGTAGAAGCCAAAGACGGCGAAGATAAATGCCCCATCATCACCCTAAACAATTCTGTTATTCGTAACGGGCATACGATTGAAATATTGCCGATAGACACTCTGTATTTCAAGGCCAATTATACAGATAAGAACGGTGAAACGGGGCCGGCAGAAATCATGTGGGACGTTACGAAACCAAATGGCAGCGTCGTCACTTTGCCCGGCCAGTACGACGATAAAGACAGGTGGCGTCCATACAACGCTGAAAAACTAAATCTGCCATATCCTCCTGAAGTCGTGTTTGAAAAAGGAAAAACATACAAACTCAGGTTAAACTACTCCGCATCGCAATGGAATGGTAAACCTGAATGCGACTTTGAAATAACAATCGTTGTAAAAGATGCATCCTGCTCTATAGCTGATCTTCGAAAAGTCGTGTTTTTTGTCCATGGGCAATACCCGAATCCTTTTTCACCCGAAGGAGACGCGCTGGATAGTTCTCCTAACGGTCCAAGCACACTCACTGAACCTGTCTATATGAGGTACTTCACTGATGCAGGAGATCACTACGAGACAAACATGGGCTTCTCCACGAAGCTGTCGGGAAAATGGTACTTGAAACGGGATGGACAAAAGATACCTTTGACCGATGGTGTAGTACCTGCCAATCAAAAGTTCGATCTCAGACTACCAAGCGATGTTGACGTTGGTGATACCATTCTCATCTCGTTTGAATCCGAGAATGGATGTGTCGGTGAATTGACGTTTACCATTGTATCGGACCGTAAATGCCCGGATATTCTTGTATCTGTTGAAACCAAATTAAACTCCGAAAAATGGAGTAAGAATATAAAACGTGGAGAAACCATCGAGCTGGCAGCAAATGAACTCCAAGGGGAATACTGGTTCAGGATGTTTTTGAGCCAGGACAGCTCGTACATGGTAAAGTGGTTTGATCCGAACACAGGAATGTGGGAAAGAAAAAGGGATGGCAAATCTTTGTACAGTTCAGGTAGTCCAGGTGAAGACCACTGGATTCTCTTTCCAACAGGTAATGGAGGTCTACTTTTGGACGGACTCTACAAAGTAGAAATAAGTTCATATGAAGACGAGAATTGTCACGGCTTCTTTTTCGTGAAAATTGGTGAAGGCAGTCCAGGTCCAGATCCCGATGGAGAGAACCTTTTGATCGTCAAGAGCAGCTTCGACATTGATCCAGGCGATCCGCAAGCGCCAGGAACGGAAGCGACGATTACTTTCAGCGTGAAAAACGCTGGTAAGTTGACACACGATACAAAATTGGCGATCAGATGGGAAAGTTCAACAAAAGAAACAATTCTCGATGTAAATGACTTTAAAGCAGGCGAGGTTCGCAAAATCACTGTACCAACCAAGTATCCGCAAAAAACAGAGGATTTCATTGCGAATATCAATCCGTCCAAGAACAAACCGGATAACGAAACGATCTGGCCAGATAACCGCGCCCAATGGCCTGTGAAGATCGTCGGCGGAAATATCCCGCAGCCTCCCGGGGGAGGGGAGAATTACGATGGCGGCGAAATCGGGCTGGAGATATACGACAGCGAGAATCGCCAGTTACAAAAGCTGCCGGTACAAGCAGATGGCGTATGGGAACGCGAGCCAGCCAAAATTCGCGTAGTGATCGATCAGGCGAAAATCAACGAAGGCTTTCAAAAGACGCAGCAGCAGATCAATCAAAAAATTACGGAATACAAGCTGCAACTGGAGCAGGCGGTCAGCGGGGAGGACGTCAAAAACATTGCCGTTACGGCCAGCCCCGGCTGGATCACAGACGCCAAAAGCCTTGCTGTCTACACGCCCGCTCTGCTGGATTTACAAGTGACAGGTCCGGGAATCCCGCAGCAATGGCAGGTAGCCAGTACGTCCATGGGGGGAGACTTTTTGTACACGGGCACGCATGTCCCCACCCAAACGACGTGGAGACAAGTGCTGCAAAATCAGCCATACAAAGCGCAAATCAACGGCTTTGTCATTGCCATGGATTACAAAATTGATTTTACGCTGACCTACGATGTGTGTTCCACAAACGAGGAGGACCAGGAAACGTGCGAAGCGCAAACTGCCGTTCGCTCGATGACGGGTCGCTACACGATTACGGTAAAAGGGGGAGAGCGCAGCTTTGAGGTGTTTGAGCCGAATGCGACTAGCTTCATTCAGCATACGCCGGAATGGTCAGAATACCATGCGCGCGACCGTTATAAGGACAGTGCGCCCAACGATTTTTATGCGGGCGAGCGGATTTTGGCGCGCGTGGAACTGCAGGAGCGTCACCGCCATCCGGTCAGCGGCCAGTTTCCGCTGATTGTTTCGGCAAAAGCATGGATATCCGAGACGGGACGGAGGCAGACGCCATTGCAGTCTTTGCTTTCGTTGCAAGCATTTTCAAACCAGCGCTGGGGCGGACAGTCCTTTTCAGCGTCCAAGCTGGGGACGCGCGAGGTGGGCGTAGATACACCGTTGATGGGAGACAAGCAGCACGGCTTTGCAAAGGGCGGCTCCTATGCGGTTTACTATCAGGTGCAGTTTCGGTTTGGCGTTGACAAAGGCTTTCCTTATTTGAACAAAACGGCCGGGCAAGGCCATGAGCAGGCGGATTACCGGGTGCCTTTCCGGATTATCGCCAATGCCTGGGAGCGGCAAGGAATCCGCAACCACACGACGCAGTAA
- a CDS encoding lipase/acyltransferase domain-containing protein, with translation MKTAKRLSYFLFLLVMCWTNAVGTGWARERELFVEAAWAWVEKGEVRIQAQLSTSPERIELEIAQDGENKSRTFRNDSRISAAVQPTGDSPLLISLREPDEDEPLVSWQLDLAGRDMTYAEKLTVKKASWGRRAEVNAELLALTTLFEQRQGQTTSQADEVEAVSHNEDESGIDESDSNDADQTLDELAQEFYADFAASGKPEEIELRSREVIFELEPNDTFGKADWLFDGKDARGKIGAAGDVDYWKIKGTKHGRMNVSLREIPYGQDYQLYVFDAEQNELGRSERPEESDESVEGIGLEKDQWYYIAVKGQRESHHKDFYYRLRADFLADQSDAKADGYEPNNTLQEAHELPADFSASLTGNLHANTDVDYYRYSFSLTSTFMVDLKDIPAGMDMDLYVQDEQGKVLAKSEKPKNANEQIIMNVNPGSYIIKVMASKRSGFTPNSYKLNVAAKTIPVILIPGIGGSRLVAEENGKASEIWLGLGDSLLGINDPKHRRLLSLEPTRPNSVEVRPRETGVTIYPERDDEGFSAIEYLSYSPLDPVRNMTEQYYSMVKELERMGYKKHRTIFAMPYDWRYSSTKNATELKKKIDLALERSGARQVHLVAHSMGGLLTRETLLANVSYQPKINRIVYMGTPFLGSPRAYQAIKYGYNFSIPWMDEETGKIISEYAPAVYELLPSKKYFETAGFLRKNRNDTYSYTEFLQDKKIRLDYAPLVKQGGSLHEKWDKKTINVPQYSIVGTGQTTFLGYFFDAYHNEWVPYYDQGLGDGTVPYISANYAQKDIKKRYYVTGEHAKLPTIPEVMKQVTQLLKGIEETQPGLRNQVPGKSAKYLYYIISKEDGTFPELTFHKNGSIITLAADEKEVRDDLAIEYHGNIVVIHVLDQEELEFETPPPQQDENSPKFIIKRFSSEDSRDDEEHGKRYRLDEHGLSQEKHSVD, from the coding sequence ATGAAAACGGCCAAGCGCCTGTCTTATTTCCTTTTTTTGTTGGTGATGTGCTGGACGAATGCTGTCGGGACCGGATGGGCCAGAGAGCGTGAGCTTTTCGTCGAAGCGGCGTGGGCTTGGGTGGAAAAGGGCGAGGTGCGCATTCAGGCGCAATTGTCAACAAGTCCTGAGCGGATCGAGCTGGAAATTGCCCAGGATGGCGAAAACAAGAGCCGCACCTTTCGCAACGATTCACGTATATCCGCCGCTGTACAGCCTACAGGAGACAGCCCTTTACTGATAAGCCTGCGCGAGCCGGATGAGGACGAGCCATTGGTAAGCTGGCAGCTTGATCTGGCTGGTAGAGACATGACTTACGCGGAAAAGCTGACGGTGAAGAAGGCGTCCTGGGGCAGACGTGCAGAGGTGAATGCGGAGTTGCTGGCGTTAACCACGCTTTTCGAGCAGAGGCAAGGGCAAACGACAAGCCAGGCAGACGAGGTTGAAGCAGTCAGCCACAACGAGGATGAGTCCGGCATAGACGAGTCTGACTCCAACGATGCCGACCAGACGCTGGACGAGTTGGCGCAAGAGTTTTACGCCGACTTTGCAGCCAGCGGCAAGCCGGAAGAAATCGAGCTGCGCAGCAGAGAGGTTATTTTTGAACTGGAGCCTAACGATACGTTTGGAAAAGCCGACTGGCTGTTTGACGGAAAGGATGCCAGAGGGAAGATCGGGGCGGCAGGCGACGTGGATTATTGGAAGATCAAAGGGACGAAGCACGGGCGGATGAATGTTTCCTTGCGCGAGATTCCATACGGTCAAGACTATCAACTGTACGTATTTGATGCAGAGCAAAACGAGCTTGGCCGTTCCGAACGCCCAGAAGAGAGCGACGAGTCCGTCGAAGGCATCGGACTGGAAAAAGACCAATGGTATTACATCGCAGTAAAAGGGCAACGGGAATCCCACCATAAAGATTTCTACTACCGCCTGCGGGCTGATTTTCTGGCTGACCAGTCGGATGCAAAAGCCGATGGGTACGAGCCTAACAACACGTTACAGGAGGCGCATGAACTGCCCGCCGATTTTTCTGCGTCGCTTACCGGGAATCTGCATGCGAACACAGACGTCGATTACTACCGCTATTCCTTTTCGCTGACATCGACTTTCATGGTCGATCTAAAAGACATTCCCGCGGGGATGGACATGGACCTGTATGTGCAGGATGAACAAGGCAAAGTACTGGCGAAATCAGAAAAACCGAAAAACGCCAACGAGCAAATCATCATGAACGTCAATCCCGGAAGCTACATCATCAAAGTAATGGCCAGCAAGCGATCCGGCTTCACGCCCAATTCCTACAAGCTTAACGTGGCTGCGAAGACGATTCCGGTCATCTTGATCCCGGGGATAGGTGGCTCCCGTCTGGTTGCAGAGGAAAACGGCAAAGCCTCAGAAATATGGCTTGGCCTTGGCGACAGTCTGCTTGGAATCAATGACCCTAAGCATCGGCGCCTGCTCTCCCTGGAGCCGACGAGGCCGAACAGTGTCGAGGTGCGGCCGAGGGAAACGGGCGTCACTATTTACCCGGAACGTGACGATGAAGGATTCAGCGCCATTGAGTATCTTTCCTATTCTCCGCTGGACCCTGTCCGCAATATGACGGAGCAGTATTACAGCATGGTAAAGGAACTGGAGAGGATGGGCTACAAAAAGCACCGCACCATTTTCGCCATGCCGTATGACTGGCGATACAGCAGTACGAAAAATGCGACCGAGTTGAAGAAAAAAATCGATCTCGCCCTGGAGCGGTCAGGGGCACGGCAGGTTCATTTGGTCGCGCACAGCATGGGCGGCTTGCTGACGAGAGAGACGCTGCTTGCAAACGTTTCGTATCAGCCAAAAATCAATCGCATCGTCTACATGGGTACGCCGTTTCTCGGTTCCCCGCGAGCTTATCAGGCCATCAAGTACGGGTACAATTTCTCGATTCCGTGGATGGATGAGGAGACAGGAAAAATCATTTCGGAATACGCTCCGGCTGTGTACGAACTGCTGCCGTCCAAAAAGTACTTTGAAACGGCTGGTTTCCTGAGAAAAAACCGTAACGATACTTACAGCTACACAGAATTTTTGCAGGACAAAAAAATTCGCCTGGATTACGCTCCACTGGTCAAGCAAGGCGGATCGCTCCATGAAAAATGGGACAAAAAGACGATCAATGTGCCGCAGTATTCCATTGTCGGCACAGGTCAAACGACTTTTTTAGGCTACTTCTTCGACGCGTACCACAACGAATGGGTGCCTTATTACGACCAGGGACTGGGAGACGGAACCGTCCCCTATATCAGCGCCAACTACGCCCAAAAAGACATAAAGAAAAGGTATTATGTGACAGGAGAGCATGCCAAGCTGCCGACCATTCCGGAAGTCATGAAGCAAGTGACCCAACTGCTGAAAGGAATCGAGGAAACACAGCCTGGGCTGCGCAATCAAGTCCCGGGGAAAAGCGCCAAGTATTTGTACTACATTATTTCCAAAGAGGACGGAACGTTTCCTGAGCTGACGTTCCACAAAAATGGCAGTATCATCACCCTTGCTGCCGACGAAAAGGAAGTGCGGGACGATCTCGCTATCGAGTACCACGGCAACATTGTCGTCATCCATGTGCTCGACCAAGAGGAGCTGGAGTTTGAAACGCCTCCACCGCAACAGGATGAAAACTCGCCGAAGTTTATCATCAAACGTTTTTCGTCAGAAGATTCGCGAGACGATGAGGAACACGGCAAGCGCTACCGCCTGGACGAGCATGGCCTGTCGCAAGAAAAGCACTCAGTAGACTAA
- a CDS encoding YwhD family protein, with the protein MDIFDNKKGGFTIMSGKTDVHGGFGQGVLDLNAVSSVIIDGDEAYIDMGALHAKSSVEKGIKWTTNKEEVPNGKPYWLVWVTVDRNENGPYYAGATACYMEIDREARRGYKILADHVNRMDYSMKRRIMLEELGEKEKAALKKLLIDNNAAMFENSSEELKRSLS; encoded by the coding sequence ATGGATATTTTTGATAACAAAAAAGGCGGCTTTACGATCATGAGCGGCAAAACCGATGTTCATGGCGGGTTTGGTCAAGGTGTACTCGACTTGAATGCGGTATCGTCGGTCATCATCGACGGCGACGAGGCGTACATCGACATGGGCGCTTTGCATGCGAAAAGCTCGGTTGAAAAAGGGATCAAATGGACGACGAACAAAGAAGAAGTGCCGAACGGAAAGCCTTATTGGCTCGTTTGGGTAACCGTTGACCGCAACGAAAATGGCCCGTACTATGCTGGTGCGACTGCGTGCTATATGGAAATTGATCGGGAAGCGCGCCGCGGATACAAAATTTTGGCGGACCATGTGAATCGGATGGACTACTCCATGAAGCGCCGTATCATGCTCGAAGAACTGGGCGAAAAGGAAAAAGCGGCGCTGAAAAAATTGTTGATCGACAACAATGCGGCCATGTTTGAAAATTCTTCAGAGGAATTAAAGCGAAGTTTGTCCTAA